The proteins below come from a single Geobacillus thermoleovorans genomic window:
- the rlmH gene encoding 23S rRNA (pseudouridine(1915)-N(3))-methyltransferase RlmH translates to MHISIVAVGKLKEKYLIAGINEYTKRLSAYAKIDIIEVADEKTPERASELEEEQIKEREGGRLLAKIPHDAHVIALAIEGKMQSSEQFAARLDELATYGKSKVVFVIGGSLGLSKQVMARADETLSFSKMTFPHQLMRLILLEQIYRAFRINRGEPYHK, encoded by the coding sequence GTGCATATTTCCATTGTCGCTGTGGGTAAATTGAAGGAAAAATATTTAATCGCTGGAATTAATGAATATACAAAGCGTCTGTCCGCATACGCCAAAATCGACATCATCGAAGTCGCTGATGAAAAAACGCCGGAGCGGGCGAGCGAACTTGAGGAGGAACAAATCAAAGAGCGCGAGGGAGGACGGCTGCTGGCGAAAATTCCGCATGACGCTCACGTCATCGCGCTCGCGATTGAAGGGAAGATGCAATCGTCCGAGCAATTCGCCGCCCGTCTCGATGAGCTCGCCACCTACGGCAAAAGCAAAGTGGTGTTCGTCATCGGCGGCTCGCTTGGCTTAAGCAAACAAGTGATGGCGCGCGCCGATGAGACGCTGTCGTTTTCGAAAATGACGTTTCCACACCAGCTGATGCGCCTCATTTTGCTCGAGCAAATTTACCGCGCATTTCGCATTAACCGCGGGGAACCGTATCATAAGTAA
- a CDS encoding CxxH/CxxC protein, whose translation MMIFTCEEHVDIAIDQYVDETEQAPDLLPVDNSEKQCYFCSKQAVYVVGG comes from the coding sequence ATGATGATATTCACATGTGAAGAACATGTCGACATCGCCATTGATCAATATGTAGATGAAACGGAACAGGCGCCGGATCTCCTGCCTGTGGACAACAGCGAAAAACAGTGCTATTTTTGCTCGAAACAAGCTGTATATGTCGTAGGAGGATAA
- a CDS encoding S1C family serine protease, with amino-acid sequence MGYYDDHYEPYEQTRRKRRSGSFVSALVGAVLGGLLVLMSIPALSRWDILPYDVVPNQRAEEEPKTEENGTPPIRQSVSVDVTTAVTKAIDQVSDAVVGVVNIQEASFWSQGGEAGVGSGVIYKKAGGRAFIVTNHHVVENASQLEVSLKDGTRVPAKLLGSDVLMDLAVLEIDAKHVKKVAQFGNSDTVKPGEPVIAIGNPLGLQFAGSVTQGIISGTNRTVEVDLDQDGAPDWNAEVLQTDAAINPGNSGGALVNIKGQVIGINSMKIAQEAVEGIGFAIPINTAIPIISDLEKYGQVRRPYMGVELRSLSDIPSYHLQATLHLPPNVTEGAAVIQVVPMSPAAQAGLKQFDVIVALDGEKIRNVLDLRKYLYTKKSIGDRMEVTFYRDGKKRTVTMKLARESY; translated from the coding sequence ATGGGATACTACGACGACCATTATGAGCCGTACGAACAAACGAGGAGGAAGCGGCGAAGCGGATCGTTTGTTTCCGCGCTTGTCGGCGCCGTGTTAGGAGGGCTGCTCGTCCTCATGTCCATTCCGGCGCTTTCCCGTTGGGATATCCTCCCGTATGATGTTGTGCCGAATCAAAGAGCAGAGGAAGAGCCAAAAACAGAGGAAAATGGAACTCCACCGATTCGGCAGAGTGTTTCCGTAGATGTGACGACGGCGGTGACAAAGGCGATCGACCAAGTGTCGGATGCGGTTGTCGGCGTTGTCAACATTCAAGAAGCCAGCTTCTGGTCGCAAGGAGGCGAGGCTGGCGTCGGATCGGGCGTCATTTACAAGAAAGCGGGAGGCCGGGCGTTTATCGTCACGAACCATCATGTTGTTGAAAACGCCAGTCAGCTCGAAGTGAGCCTCAAAGATGGGACGAGAGTGCCGGCGAAGCTGCTCGGCAGTGATGTGCTTATGGATTTAGCCGTCTTGGAAATTGACGCGAAGCATGTGAAAAAAGTCGCCCAGTTCGGCAACTCCGATACGGTGAAGCCAGGCGAGCCAGTCATTGCCATCGGCAACCCGCTCGGTTTGCAGTTTGCCGGCTCGGTGACACAAGGCATTATTTCCGGAACGAACCGGACGGTCGAAGTCGATTTGGACCAAGACGGCGCTCCAGACTGGAACGCAGAAGTATTGCAGACAGATGCGGCGATCAACCCGGGCAACAGCGGCGGCGCTCTTGTCAATATCAAAGGGCAAGTCATCGGCATCAACTCGATGAAAATCGCCCAAGAGGCGGTTGAAGGCATCGGGTTCGCGATCCCGATCAACACGGCCATTCCGATCATTTCGGACTTGGAAAAATACGGACAAGTGCGCCGTCCGTACATGGGCGTTGAACTTCGCTCGCTGAGCGACATCCCATCGTACCATTTGCAGGCGACGCTCCATTTGCCGCCGAACGTAACGGAAGGAGCGGCGGTCATTCAAGTCGTGCCGATGTCGCCGGCCGCACAGGCGGGTTTAAAACAGTTTGATGTCATCGTGGCGCTTGACGGCGAAAAAATCCGCAACGTGCTTGATTTGCGCAAATATTTGTATACGAAAAAATCGATCGGCGACCGGATGGAAGTCACGTTTTATCGTGATGGGAAAAAACGCACGGTCACGATGAAGCTGGCGCGTGAGTCGTATTAA
- a CDS encoding ISLre2-like element ISGsp3 family transposase, with translation MKHLTTEWPLLKELEEQLVRTLQKVFAVLLAALLEEIDQQLAEARDKRRYQLKDKRPTTIQTLFGEVTFRRNYYYDRQTGNYTFLLDAELGFDGARSISPCLEETAVELAVECSSYRKAARTLESIVGYAVMSHEAIRQLVLEAPVSLHRPVSQRHGRVLFVEADGLFISRQGKGKRAKEEKILAVHEGWKRNGSQLELVNRRHYLHEGEGDVWERFEEWLMNEYAYDPCRDLLIINGDAASWITACREYFGKRACFQLDRFHVARELRQCLSGHPRWREVRKKLAKQDEEGLLVELNSAVGTLEDEAKEKQMAAMIRRIESMPGCIRDYREWLSEQGVETTGMRPMGHAESVMSRFAHRVKSRRSWKDQGLRAFLRAMAARIDGIWRRNGQLVEEEETRTAASASTKSKRVEQAKRKAGRLWADVVRQNLPCLQRSSGTPIHQALSALRDGGWV, from the coding sequence ATGAAACATCTTACCACAGAATGGCCCCTATTAAAAGAGTTGGAGGAACAATTAGTCAGAACTCTTCAAAAGGTGTTCGCTGTCTTGTTGGCGGCCCTTTTGGAGGAGATTGATCAACAACTGGCGGAAGCGCGGGACAAGCGCCGGTATCAGCTGAAAGACAAACGGCCGACTACGATCCAAACGCTGTTTGGAGAAGTGACGTTTCGACGGAACTACTACTATGACCGGCAAACGGGGAACTATACCTTCTTGCTGGATGCCGAATTAGGCTTTGATGGGGCCCGATCGATCAGTCCTTGCCTCGAGGAAACGGCGGTCGAGTTGGCCGTAGAGTGCTCTTCCTACCGCAAAGCGGCCCGTACGTTGGAGTCGATCGTGGGGTATGCGGTCATGAGCCACGAGGCGATTCGCCAACTGGTGCTGGAGGCCCCTGTCTCGCTGCACCGCCCTGTTTCCCAACGGCACGGCCGGGTGCTGTTTGTGGAGGCGGATGGACTGTTTATTTCCCGCCAGGGGAAAGGGAAACGGGCGAAAGAAGAGAAAATCCTGGCGGTTCACGAGGGATGGAAACGAAACGGTTCGCAGCTTGAGCTCGTGAACCGGCGCCACTACCTCCATGAAGGGGAGGGAGACGTGTGGGAACGGTTCGAAGAGTGGCTGATGAACGAATATGCCTATGATCCGTGCCGGGACCTGTTGATCATCAACGGCGACGCGGCGTCGTGGATCACGGCCTGCCGGGAGTATTTTGGGAAGCGGGCGTGCTTTCAGCTGGATCGATTTCATGTGGCGCGGGAGCTGCGTCAGTGTCTGTCCGGCCACCCGCGTTGGCGGGAGGTGCGGAAGAAGCTGGCGAAACAAGACGAGGAGGGGCTTCTGGTGGAGCTGAACAGCGCGGTCGGCACGTTGGAGGACGAAGCGAAAGAGAAGCAGATGGCTGCCATGATCCGCCGGATCGAGTCGATGCCGGGATGCATCCGGGACTATCGGGAGTGGCTGTCGGAGCAAGGGGTGGAGACGACCGGCATGCGTCCGATGGGTCACGCCGAGAGCGTGATGAGCCGGTTTGCGCATCGGGTGAAATCCCGCCGCAGCTGGAAAGACCAAGGGCTTCGGGCGTTTCTGAGGGCGATGGCAGCCCGAATCGACGGGATTTGGCGGAGAAATGGGCAGTTGGTGGAGGAAGAAGAGACCCGAACGGCAGCCTCGGCCTCGACGAAGTCCAAGCGGGTTGAACAGGCCAAACGGAAGGCAGGACGGTTATGGGCAGATGTGGTGCGTCAGAATCTACCGTGTCTGCAGCGGTCATCCGGGACGCCGATCCATCAAGCGTTGTCGGCGCTCCGGGATGGTGGTTGGGTGTAA
- a CDS encoding MBL fold metallo-hydrolase: MTMRFSVLASGSTGNAFYIETDRQRLLVDAGLSGKQLEELFAEIGRHPKQLDALLVTHEHSDHIKGLGVLARKYRLPVYANEKTWRAMEQTVGDIPPEQKFVFPLGAVRTFGDVDVESFGVSHDAAEPMFYVFHYEGKKLALLTDTGYVSERIKKTIENADVFVFESNHDLGMLRMGRYPWSVKRRILSDVGHISNEEAGLALADVIGDRTKQIYLAHLSQDNNMKELARMTVTQVLEQKGLAVGARFRLYDTDPRRATALAYV; this comes from the coding sequence ATGACGATGCGATTTAGTGTGCTGGCCAGCGGCAGCACCGGCAATGCCTTTTACATTGAGACAGACCGCCAGCGCCTGCTTGTTGACGCCGGTTTGAGCGGCAAGCAGCTTGAGGAGTTGTTTGCTGAGATCGGCCGCCATCCAAAGCAGCTTGATGCGCTGCTTGTCACCCATGAACATAGCGACCATATTAAAGGGCTCGGGGTGCTTGCCCGCAAGTATCGGCTGCCGGTGTATGCCAATGAAAAAACGTGGCGGGCGATGGAACAAACGGTCGGCGACATTCCGCCCGAGCAAAAATTTGTCTTTCCGCTCGGCGCGGTAAGGACGTTCGGCGATGTTGACGTCGAATCGTTCGGCGTCTCTCACGACGCCGCCGAGCCGATGTTTTACGTTTTCCACTATGAAGGGAAAAAGCTTGCGTTGCTCACCGATACCGGCTATGTGAGCGAGCGGATCAAAAAGACGATTGAAAACGCGGATGTGTTCGTGTTTGAAAGCAATCATGACCTCGGCATGCTGCGGATGGGGAGATATCCATGGAGCGTCAAGCGCCGCATTTTAAGCGATGTCGGCCATATTTCGAATGAGGAAGCGGGTTTGGCGCTTGCTGACGTGATCGGCGACCGGACAAAGCAAATTTATTTGGCCCATTTGAGCCAAGATAACAATATGAAAGAGCTGGCGCGCATGACCGTGACGCAAGTGTTGGAACAGAAAGGCTTAGCGGTCGGCGCCCGCTTTCGTTTGTATGATACCGATCCGCGTCGGGCGACGGCACTAGCGTATGTATAA
- a CDS encoding two-component system regulatory protein YycI, which yields MDWSKTKTIFIIVFLILDCFLGYQFMEKRNSSQLDVILETTIEEQLEANGITYVDLPKEVTKAAYVSGKSRSFTMADVKKLPGQKVKIEGETKVKGTFIDPVALPIDDPYQLREFLQRYIIGGGQYAFWSFDEKQGILTCYQMYDGKMIYGNENSKLVIHVNGRREALSYEQTMLSDLEKYERKQDIVPAIKAIETLYRKGHLQPGDRVTKVELGYYGLVQFTASQVLTPTWHIVVNRKEDYFVNAFEGQVINDQGNVLE from the coding sequence ATGGACTGGAGTAAAACGAAGACGATTTTTATTATCGTGTTCCTCATCCTCGACTGCTTTTTAGGCTATCAGTTTATGGAAAAACGAAACAGCAGCCAGCTCGATGTCATTTTGGAAACGACGATTGAAGAGCAGCTTGAGGCGAACGGCATTACGTATGTGGATCTGCCTAAAGAAGTGACGAAAGCGGCGTATGTCAGCGGCAAAAGCCGCTCATTCACCATGGCGGATGTAAAAAAGCTGCCCGGGCAAAAAGTGAAAATCGAAGGAGAAACGAAAGTCAAAGGGACGTTCATCGATCCGGTTGCGCTGCCGATTGACGATCCATACCAGCTGCGTGAGTTTTTGCAGCGCTACATCATCGGCGGCGGGCAATATGCCTTTTGGTCGTTTGATGAAAAACAAGGAATCTTGACCTGCTACCAAATGTATGACGGCAAGATGATTTACGGCAATGAAAACAGCAAGCTCGTCATCCATGTCAACGGGAGACGGGAAGCACTGTCGTATGAACAGACGATGCTCAGCGACTTGGAAAAGTACGAGCGGAAGCAAGATATCGTCCCGGCGATTAAAGCCATTGAGACGTTGTACCGAAAAGGGCATTTGCAGCCGGGCGACCGCGTCACGAAAGTGGAGCTTGGCTATTACGGGCTTGTTCAATTTACTGCATCCCAAGTGTTGACTCCAACTTGGCATATTGTTGTCAATCGGAAGGAAGACTATTTCGTCAATGCGTTTGAAGGGCAAGTGATCAATGATCAAGGAAATGTGCTGGAGTGA
- a CDS encoding YycH family regulatory protein, translating to MYETIKTIVLTLLVLISITLTFALWTYHPKYDVLQNDEYIQHVSVSNTQVDTAMVVQPKQILIHKNGVPYAVTKDEEKNEVLKEMRRWTLDDFEDVSSSVPQGKFLSFLNGKERLEIIYPDEVPIDIYRLIFTIDDRGLDGLAFDRLLVPLGGKDEFPIYFIATDKRKIYKAIASDASLSAIGRLAKEASHFPRYFAYPVSETKQLYLPEKEVVLSSLQYYTDELDADKFKEALFSDPSFVKKDLIPFGEEYTDGSRLMDVDFLQRMLLYVNPAARVSNMGQTEQETHIIQKSIDFVNEHGGWTDLYHFARWSEEDRKVTFRLVVNGYPVFNEYGMSEIVETWGASDLMKYQRPLFRLEIADRNRTPKTLPSGHEVVNWFEQTKGVRKSLIKDIAIGYELIKDPEREKVIRLEPAWFYLYGQTWKKVNMGDEAGGGGTNGLE from the coding sequence ATGTATGAAACGATCAAAACCATCGTGTTGACGTTGCTTGTGCTCATCAGCATTACCTTAACGTTTGCCTTATGGACATATCATCCGAAATACGACGTGCTGCAAAACGACGAATACATTCAACACGTCTCCGTGAGCAATACGCAAGTGGATACAGCGATGGTCGTGCAGCCAAAGCAGATTCTCATTCATAAAAACGGCGTCCCCTATGCTGTGACGAAAGACGAAGAGAAAAATGAAGTGCTGAAAGAAATGAGAAGATGGACGCTTGATGATTTCGAAGATGTTTCGTCTTCTGTTCCGCAAGGGAAGTTTTTATCGTTTTTAAACGGCAAAGAGCGGCTTGAGATCATTTACCCCGATGAGGTGCCGATCGACATATACCGATTGATTTTCACGATCGATGACAGGGGGCTCGACGGCTTGGCGTTTGACCGCCTGCTCGTCCCGCTCGGTGGGAAGGACGAGTTCCCCATCTACTTCATCGCGACCGACAAGCGCAAAATTTACAAAGCGATTGCCAGCGATGCCTCCTTATCGGCGATCGGTCGGCTGGCGAAAGAAGCGAGCCATTTTCCGCGTTATTTCGCTTATCCGGTCAGCGAAACGAAGCAGTTGTATTTGCCGGAAAAAGAAGTGGTGCTCAGCAGTCTGCAATATTATACCGACGAGCTGGACGCAGACAAGTTTAAAGAAGCGCTCTTTAGCGATCCAAGCTTTGTCAAAAAAGATTTGATTCCGTTTGGCGAAGAATATACAGACGGTTCGCGGCTGATGGACGTCGATTTTCTTCAACGGATGCTGCTGTATGTGAATCCAGCGGCGCGCGTCTCGAATATGGGACAAACGGAGCAAGAAACCCATATCATCCAAAAAAGCATTGATTTCGTCAATGAGCATGGCGGTTGGACGGATCTGTATCATTTCGCCCGCTGGAGCGAGGAGGATCGAAAAGTCACGTTCCGGCTTGTCGTCAACGGCTATCCAGTCTTTAATGAATACGGCATGTCAGAAATCGTGGAGACGTGGGGAGCGTCCGATTTGATGAAATACCAGCGTCCGCTCTTCCGCCTTGAAATCGCGGATCGCAACCGCACACCAAAAACGCTGCCGTCCGGCCATGAGGTCGTCAACTGGTTCGAACAGACGAAAGGCGTTCGCAAATCGCTCATCAAAGATATCGCCATCGGCTATGAGCTCATCAAAGATCCGGAGCGGGAAAAAGTCATCCGCCTTGAACCGGCATGGTTCTACTTGTACGGACAAACGTGGAAAAAGGTAAACATGGGCGATGAGGCGGGAGGAGGGGGAACAAATGGACTGGAGTAA
- the walK gene encoding cell wall metabolism sensor histidine kinase WalK: protein MKKVGPFRSIHFKFVIIYVLLILVAMQIIGVYFVRKLETELVQNFKNSLNERVTLLAYNVEQAMNRERDEKSPTLEEDIRSLLHDFVSQDISEVRVIDEKGKVLATSNPYMQNIVGKRTTEIYVKRSLVTGEIVDRMLLDSKTGHRMYISSTPIKTSGEIKGVIYVIASMENVFSQMRQINMILATGTGIALAITAVLGIFLSRTITRPISDMRRQALAMTRGDFSRKVKVYGYDEIGQLAMTFNNLTKKLQEAQATTEGERRKLESVLTHMTDGVIATDRRGRVILINDAALNILNVSRETVLSSSIVDVLGIADQYTFETLLEERDSLILDFSTDEELYILRASLSVIQKEGGFVNGLIVVLHDITEQEKIDRERRQFVANVSHELRTPLTTMKSYLEALADGAWQDKDIAPRFIQVVQNETERMIRLVNDLLHLSKLDSKDYKLKKTWINFSAYFHKVIDRFELTKSDNIRFVRKIPREAIFIEVDEDKITQVLDNIISNALKYSPQGGTITFRVRKLADEIIVSVSDEGVGIPKADLAKIFERFYRVDKARSRKLGGTGLGLAIAKEVVLAHGGTIWAESKEHKGTTIYFTLPLEREQKDDWCDV, encoded by the coding sequence ATGAAAAAAGTAGGTCCATTCCGTTCGATTCATTTTAAGTTTGTCATCATTTATGTATTACTGATTCTCGTCGCCATGCAAATCATCGGCGTGTACTTCGTTCGCAAGCTGGAAACGGAGCTTGTGCAGAACTTTAAAAACTCATTAAACGAACGGGTGACCTTGCTCGCCTATAACGTCGAGCAGGCGATGAATCGGGAGCGCGATGAAAAAAGCCCGACATTGGAAGAAGACATCCGTTCGCTTCTTCATGATTTCGTTTCCCAAGACATTTCCGAAGTGCGCGTCATCGATGAGAAAGGGAAAGTGCTTGCGACATCCAATCCGTATATGCAAAACATCGTCGGAAAGCGGACGACCGAGATTTATGTAAAACGTTCCCTCGTCACCGGCGAAATCGTCGACCGGATGCTGCTCGATTCGAAAACAGGTCATCGCATGTACATTTCGTCGACTCCGATCAAAACGAGCGGCGAAATCAAAGGTGTCATTTACGTCATCGCCTCGATGGAAAACGTCTTTTCGCAAATGCGGCAAATCAATATGATTTTGGCGACCGGGACGGGGATCGCTCTCGCCATTACCGCCGTGCTCGGCATTTTTTTGTCCCGCACGATCACCCGGCCGATTTCCGATATGCGCCGGCAAGCGCTGGCGATGACGAGGGGAGATTTCTCCCGCAAGGTCAAAGTGTACGGCTATGATGAAATCGGCCAATTGGCGATGACGTTCAATAATCTGACCAAAAAACTGCAGGAAGCGCAGGCGACGACGGAAGGGGAACGGCGCAAGCTCGAGTCCGTCTTGACGCATATGACTGATGGCGTCATTGCGACCGACCGTCGCGGGCGCGTCATTCTCATTAACGATGCAGCGTTAAACATTTTGAATGTTTCACGTGAAACAGTGCTGTCGAGTTCGATCGTCGACGTGCTTGGCATTGCCGACCAGTATACGTTTGAAACGCTGCTTGAGGAGCGCGATTCGCTCATTTTAGATTTCAGCACGGATGAGGAACTGTATATTTTGCGCGCGTCGTTGTCGGTGATTCAAAAAGAGGGCGGATTTGTCAACGGGTTGATCGTCGTTTTGCACGACATTACCGAACAGGAAAAAATCGACCGCGAGCGGCGGCAGTTTGTCGCCAATGTGTCGCATGAATTGCGCACGCCGCTCACCACGATGAAAAGCTACTTAGAAGCGCTCGCTGACGGCGCTTGGCAAGATAAAGACATCGCGCCGAGGTTCATTCAAGTCGTGCAAAATGAAACGGAACGGATGATTCGGCTTGTCAACGACTTGCTCCATCTGTCCAAGCTTGACAGCAAAGACTACAAGCTGAAGAAAACGTGGATCAATTTTTCAGCCTATTTCCATAAAGTCATTGACCGATTTGAGTTGACGAAAAGCGACAACATCCGGTTCGTTCGCAAAATTCCGCGCGAGGCGATTTTTATTGAAGTTGATGAAGATAAAATTACGCAAGTGTTAGACAACATTATTTCGAACGCTTTGAAGTACTCTCCGCAAGGAGGGACGATTACATTTCGCGTCCGCAAACTTGCTGATGAAATTATTGTCAGCGTCAGCGACGAAGGAGTCGGCATTCCGAAAGCCGACTTGGCAAAAATTTTCGAACGGTTTTACCGGGTCGACAAGGCCAGGTCGCGCAAATTGGGCGGTACGGGGCTTGGGCTGGCCATTGCCAAAGAAGTCGTTCTTGCCCATGGCGGGACGATTTGGGCAGAAAGCAAGGAGCATAAAGGAACGACGATTTATTTTACGCTGCCGCTAGAACGCGAGCAAAAGGATGACTGGTGCGATGTATGA
- the yycF gene encoding response regulator YycF: MEKRILVVDDEKPIADILQFNLQKEGYEVICAYDGEEALQKVEETMPDLILLDIMLPLKDGMEVCREVRKKYDMPIIMLTAKDSEIDKVLGLELGADDYVTKPFSTRELLARVKANLRRHAQTANQEEGENETNEIVIGPLVIRPDAYVVQKRGETIELTHREFELLHYLAKHIGQVMTREHLLQTVWGYDYYGDVRTVDVTVRRLREKIEDNPSHPNWIVTRRGVGYYLRNPEQES; the protein is encoded by the coding sequence ATGGAAAAACGCATTTTAGTCGTTGATGATGAAAAACCGATTGCCGATATTTTGCAATTTAATTTGCAAAAAGAAGGATATGAAGTCATTTGCGCCTACGACGGCGAAGAAGCGCTGCAAAAAGTTGAAGAAACGATGCCGGACTTGATTTTATTGGATATTATGTTGCCGTTAAAAGATGGCATGGAAGTATGCCGTGAAGTGCGGAAAAAGTATGATATGCCGATCATTATGCTGACAGCGAAAGATTCCGAGATTGATAAAGTGCTTGGGTTGGAGCTTGGTGCGGACGATTATGTGACAAAGCCGTTCAGCACGCGCGAGCTCCTGGCGCGGGTGAAGGCAAACTTGCGCCGCCATGCGCAAACGGCCAACCAAGAAGAAGGAGAAAACGAAACAAATGAAATCGTCATTGGCCCGCTCGTCATCCGTCCGGACGCGTATGTCGTGCAAAAGCGGGGGGAAACAATTGAACTGACCCACCGCGAATTTGAACTGCTTCATTACTTAGCGAAGCATATCGGCCAAGTGATGACGCGCGAGCATTTGCTGCAAACCGTCTGGGGCTACGATTACTATGGCGATGTGCGCACCGTGGACGTGACGGTAAGACGTCTGCGTGAAAAAATTGAGGACAACCCTTCCCACCCGAATTGGATCGTCACAAGACGGGGAGTCGGCTATTACTTGCGCAATCCGGAACAGGAGTCATGA
- a CDS encoding adenylosuccinate synthase has protein sequence MSSVVVVGTQWGDEGKGKITDFLSENAEVIARYQGGNNAGHTIVFNGEKYKLHLIPSGIFYKDKICVIGNGMVVDPKALVAELSYLHERGISTDNLRISNRAHVILPYHLKLDELEEERKGANKIGTTKKGIGPAYMDKAARIGIRIVDLLDRDVFAEKLERNLREKNTLLEKVYGVEGFRLEDIFEEYYEYGQHIAKYVCDTSVVLNNALDEGRRVLFEGAQGVMLDIDQGTYPFVTSSNPVAGGVTIGAGVGPTKIKHVVGVAKAYTTRVGDGPFPTELHDEIGDRIREVGREYGTTTGRPRRVGWFDSVVVRHARRVSGITDLSLNSIDVLTGIETLKICVAYRYRGQVLEEFPASLKVLAECEPIYEELPGWTEDITGVKSLDELPANARHYVERISQLTGIPLSIFSVGPDRSQTNVVRSVYA, from the coding sequence ATGTCGTCAGTCGTTGTTGTCGGCACGCAATGGGGCGATGAAGGGAAAGGGAAAATTACGGACTTTTTATCGGAAAATGCGGAAGTGATTGCCCGGTATCAAGGGGGAAACAATGCCGGACACACGATCGTGTTCAACGGGGAAAAGTATAAGCTGCACTTGATCCCGTCGGGCATTTTTTATAAAGATAAAATTTGCGTCATCGGCAATGGGATGGTCGTCGATCCGAAGGCGCTCGTTGCGGAGCTTTCGTATTTGCACGAGCGCGGCATTTCGACTGATAATTTGCGCATCAGCAACCGCGCTCATGTCATTTTGCCGTATCATTTGAAATTGGACGAGCTTGAGGAAGAGCGGAAAGGGGCAAACAAAATCGGCACGACAAAAAAAGGAATTGGGCCGGCGTACATGGACAAGGCGGCGCGCATCGGCATCCGCATTGTTGATTTGCTTGACCGCGACGTGTTTGCCGAAAAGCTGGAGCGCAACTTGAGGGAGAAAAATACGCTGCTTGAAAAAGTGTACGGGGTCGAAGGCTTCCGGTTGGAGGACATTTTTGAGGAGTATTACGAGTACGGCCAGCACATCGCCAAATACGTCTGCGACACATCGGTCGTATTGAACAATGCGCTCGATGAAGGGCGCCGCGTCTTGTTCGAAGGAGCGCAAGGCGTCATGCTTGACATTGACCAAGGAACGTATCCGTTTGTCACGTCGTCGAATCCAGTCGCTGGCGGGGTAACGATCGGCGCCGGTGTCGGGCCGACGAAAATCAAGCATGTCGTCGGGGTGGCGAAAGCCTATACGACGCGCGTCGGCGACGGGCCGTTCCCGACAGAGCTGCACGATGAAATCGGCGACCGCATTCGCGAAGTCGGCCGCGAGTATGGGACGACGACCGGCCGTCCGCGCCGCGTCGGTTGGTTTGACAGTGTTGTTGTCCGTCATGCCCGCCGGGTGAGCGGCATTACGGACTTGTCGCTTAACTCGATCGATGTGTTGACCGGCATTGAAACGTTGAAAATTTGCGTCGCCTATCGCTACCGCGGCCAAGTGCTCGAAGAATTTCCAGCCAGCTTAAAAGTGTTGGCCGAATGCGAGCCGATTTATGAAGAACTTCCTGGCTGGACGGAAGATATCACCGGGGTGAAAAGTCTAGACGAGCTGCCGGCGAACGCCCGCCATTACGTCGAGCGCATTTCCCAGCTCACCGGCATCCCTCTTTCGATTTTCTCCGTCGGACCGGACCGTTCGCAAACGAACGTCGTCCGCAGCGTCTACGCGTAA